In Candidatus Hydrogenedentota bacterium, a single genomic region encodes these proteins:
- a CDS encoding Ig-like domain-containing protein, whose amino-acid sequence MLGFFSFAGRVARRGLGFSSVERTGVLGVALALVVVGMTGAAQAASTKGTSGLAALAVGLLDNFDTVDTDNDQRLSLEEIQAADATVTEQQFDILDGDSDGEVSEADLEALVPAGEGEGEGEGEGEGEGEGEGEGEGEEGDPTTPVIIEGPLAEGLTPTSALISWKTALNATGTVSYGVAEDALDETEATEGADGVQQISLSDLEPGTEYFVQVETAVPSSTLKSESRVFSFVTPVTADTVAPVFINAPAVDGLNDTSLLVSWVTDEAAAGEIVVSDDLGVAQVVEDIPAQVHTVVIEDLDPSTAYTLLVNATDTSGNRSSATLEATTLAEEDTTDPVIVDGLIVEHVTDTTIHVRWRTSKPATTAMKFGETQAFEFHHTLPGLRLEHHLVLAGLESGTVHGMQIDSRDWIGNGPDDTETFLLTPLEEPVISTPSFSTAPQVIGLGDTTATIYWETNEPSDSFVTFGVGASRASRAGSAALAVRHQVTLTGLLPGTTYGFTCTSTDLDGLSGVSAADDQFFTTAATSDTTAPVIVEGPFVVGETDAGFTVMWTTDEPSDSLVQYGPAGEAPAQFYHDGGLTTEHLATIRGLEAESTYEFTISSTDLAGNSTGDSETLEATTGEDPDEDGPEFVGEPVASEFGENTVLLSWETDELSSGDIAVGFDAGDYELIQATTGLATSHAVLITNLAKGTNYSFVIRAVDQSQNTTLSDDDGEFTTDGVVFTGVPRHIFLPVGQNRAIQVRSVHPGDTSFTFTSDDTSVVTVTSRGVMTGVAEGQARISVTGIASQSTSVILVDVYTLQDPNVDDLSGFYALLSIFLLQDGESGIGGPCFIATAASGTPLSGAVALLRDFRDEWLLTSSAGTALVDAYYRVSPPVADAVADSPVLALAVRVALLPALALVALWMKSPLLVGLLVGVAVWRVLRRGRGPRIAAH is encoded by the coding sequence ATGCTGGGATTTTTTTCGTTCGCCGGTCGGGTTGCGCGCCGGGGCCTTGGTTTCTCATCCGTCGAGCGGACCGGGGTGCTGGGTGTTGCCCTGGCGCTGGTCGTTGTCGGCATGACCGGAGCGGCCCAGGCCGCGTCCACCAAAGGCACGTCGGGTCTGGCCGCGCTGGCCGTGGGGCTTCTGGACAATTTCGACACGGTGGACACCGATAATGATCAGCGCCTGAGTCTGGAAGAGATCCAGGCTGCGGATGCGACCGTTACCGAACAGCAGTTCGATATTCTCGACGGTGACAGCGACGGCGAGGTGTCCGAGGCCGATCTGGAGGCGCTGGTTCCCGCTGGCGAAGGCGAGGGTGAAGGCGAGGGCGAGGGTGAAGGCGAAGGAGAAGGTGAAGGCGAGGGTGAAGGTGAAGAGGGCGATCCAACCACACCGGTGATCATCGAAGGGCCCCTCGCCGAGGGTTTGACCCCCACATCGGCACTGATATCCTGGAAGACGGCCCTGAACGCCACGGGCACCGTGAGCTATGGTGTTGCCGAAGATGCATTGGACGAGACGGAGGCGACCGAAGGGGCGGATGGCGTCCAGCAGATTTCGCTGAGCGATCTTGAGCCTGGGACAGAGTACTTCGTACAGGTGGAGACGGCGGTGCCCAGCAGCACGTTGAAAAGCGAGAGCCGCGTCTTCAGCTTTGTCACGCCCGTGACCGCCGACACGGTTGCCCCGGTATTCATCAACGCGCCCGCAGTGGACGGCCTGAACGATACCTCGCTGCTGGTGAGCTGGGTCACGGACGAAGCGGCGGCGGGCGAGATCGTCGTGAGTGATGATCTGGGCGTGGCGCAGGTGGTGGAGGATATTCCGGCCCAGGTCCACACCGTCGTAATTGAAGATTTGGACCCATCCACGGCCTATACCCTTCTCGTGAACGCCACCGACACATCCGGTAACCGGAGTTCGGCCACGCTCGAAGCGACGACGCTCGCGGAAGAAGACACGACCGACCCGGTCATCGTGGACGGGCTCATCGTGGAGCACGTCACGGACACCACGATCCATGTTCGCTGGCGCACGAGTAAGCCTGCAACCACGGCCATGAAATTCGGCGAGACCCAGGCCTTTGAGTTTCATCATACCCTTCCGGGGCTTCGCCTGGAGCATCATCTGGTCCTTGCCGGCCTCGAATCGGGCACGGTACACGGCATGCAGATCGATTCCCGTGACTGGATCGGCAATGGTCCGGACGACACGGAGACCTTCCTGCTGACACCGCTGGAAGAGCCTGTTATTTCCACACCGAGCTTTTCCACGGCACCCCAGGTGATTGGCCTGGGCGACACGACGGCGACCATCTATTGGGAAACCAACGAGCCGTCCGATTCCTTTGTAACCTTTGGCGTCGGGGCGAGCCGCGCATCACGAGCCGGGTCCGCGGCGCTGGCGGTTCGTCATCAGGTGACCCTGACGGGGCTGCTCCCTGGGACGACCTATGGGTTCACCTGCACCTCGACTGATCTCGATGGGCTCAGCGGTGTGTCGGCGGCCGACGATCAGTTTTTCACCACCGCCGCGACGTCCGACACAACAGCCCCCGTTATCGTCGAAGGACCCTTCGTTGTGGGTGAGACCGACGCGGGCTTTACGGTGATGTGGACGACGGACGAGCCTTCGGACTCGCTGGTCCAATATGGACCCGCAGGCGAGGCGCCGGCGCAGTTCTATCACGACGGCGGGCTGACGACGGAGCATTTGGCCACCATCCGCGGTCTGGAGGCCGAGTCGACGTATGAATTCACGATCAGTTCCACCGATCTTGCGGGCAATAGCACCGGTGACAGCGAGACTCTGGAAGCCACGACGGGCGAAGATCCCGATGAAGACGGCCCCGAGTTTGTCGGTGAGCCGGTGGCCAGCGAGTTTGGCGAGAATACCGTCCTGCTTAGCTGGGAGACGGATGAACTGTCCAGTGGCGATATTGCCGTGGGCTTCGATGCGGGCGACTACGAGTTGATCCAGGCCACGACGGGCCTTGCCACGAGCCATGCGGTGCTCATTACGAACCTGGCGAAGGGTACCAACTACTCCTTTGTCATACGCGCCGTGGACCAGAGCCAGAACACGACCCTGTCGGACGATGATGGCGAGTTCACGACGGACGGTGTAGTGTTTACAGGCGTTCCCCGCCACATATTCCTGCCCGTGGGTCAGAACCGGGCCATCCAGGTGCGTTCGGTCCATCCGGGAGACACCTCCTTTACCTTCACTTCGGATGACACGTCCGTCGTGACGGTGACAAGCCGTGGCGTGATGACGGGCGTGGCCGAGGGTCAGGCACGTATCTCAGTGACCGGTATTGCCAGCCAGAGCACGTCGGTGATTCTGGTGGATGTGTATACGCTCCAGGATCCGAATGTCGATGATCTGTCCGGCTTCTATGCCCTGCTGAGCATCTTTCTGCTTCAGGACGGTGAGAGCGGCATCGGCGGCCCCTGCTTCATTGCCACAGCCGCGTCGGGCACGCCCCTTTCGGGCGCCGTGGCGCTGCTCCGGGATTTCCGCGATGAGTGGCTGCTGACCAGCAGCGCCGGTACCGCGCTGGTGGATGCCTACTATCGCGTGAGCCCGCCCGTGGCGGATGCCGTGGCGGACAGCCCCGTGCTGGCTTTGGCGGTGCGCGTTGCGCTGCTGCCGGCGCTGGCGCTGGTGGCGCTGTGGATGAAGAGTCCGCTGCTGGTCGGGCTGTTGGTCGGGGTTGCGGTCTGGCGCGTATTGCGCCGTGGGCGTGGCCCACGGATCGCCGCGCATTGA
- the alaS gene encoding alanine--tRNA ligase: MKSDEIRAKYLEFFKERGHVIERSDTIVPSNDPTLLFTSAGMVQFKPYYTGEVPVPYRRAATSQKCLRAGGKANDLDEVGKTSRHLTFFEMLGNFSFGDYFKREAIQWAWEFSTEVLKFKPDSIIATVYRDDDEAYTIWNKEIGIPESRLFRLGEKDNFWGPAGDSGACGPCSELLFDKGAHIDPTADPENDPKERFLEFWNLVFPQFDHQLDGSRPPLKNRGIDTGMGLERLAALLQGKETVFDTDGIFPIIQATEAITSVAYKDNPVPYRVIADHIRALSFMIADGILPSNEGRGYVERRLLRRAARFGRELGLEQPFLYKVAPTLVDLMSHHYPELAEKRVQIEKIIQTEEERFGSTLARGMALLDEIFADMEKSGLKETPGEELFKLHDTYGFPLDLATDIAEDRGYTVDREGFKTAMARQKEMARSAWAGSGQDAIAPVYNQLREQLGDTEFKGYETTTCDAVVTAIIVDKQSVNELATGQSGDIVLSQTPFYAESGGQVGDTGVLDSVNGNAAVTDVKKIAGKMYCHKATVNSGVLKVGDKVEAIVDASARKQTESHHSATHLLQAALQNVIGDHVHQAGSLVTPERLRFDFTHFEGIEPERLDDIERLVNDYIRRDEPVSIESKSLEEARAAGAMALFGEKYEDVVRVVSMGDFSMELCGGTHVPRTGAIGYCKILSEASIASGVRRIEAVCGEPCVTTLQARERQLNHTAQLLHTSLDSVEDRVRILLEENRKLNKEVEKWKAAAAAGNIAELLDGAQDVAGVKLITGSVDGQDGKGLKTLLEKLRDKVASGVIVLGSVADDKVSLGVCVTNDLTGRIKAGDIVKLVAPIVGGGGGGKPDMAQAGGKMPEKLPEALAKTPEIVKGLLG, translated from the coding sequence GTGAAAAGCGATGAAATCCGCGCAAAATACCTCGAGTTCTTCAAGGAGCGCGGCCACGTTATTGAGCGCAGCGACACCATCGTCCCCAGCAACGACCCCACCCTCCTCTTCACGAGCGCGGGCATGGTCCAGTTCAAGCCCTATTATACCGGTGAAGTCCCCGTGCCCTATCGCCGCGCCGCCACCTCCCAGAAGTGCCTGCGCGCGGGCGGCAAGGCCAACGACCTGGACGAGGTCGGCAAGACCTCGCGCCACCTCACCTTCTTCGAAATGCTGGGAAATTTCTCCTTTGGCGACTATTTCAAGCGCGAAGCCATCCAGTGGGCTTGGGAATTCTCCACGGAAGTGCTCAAGTTCAAGCCCGACTCCATCATCGCCACGGTCTACCGGGACGACGACGAAGCCTACACCATCTGGAATAAAGAAATCGGCATTCCCGAGAGCCGCTTGTTCCGCCTGGGCGAGAAGGACAATTTCTGGGGCCCGGCGGGCGATTCCGGCGCGTGTGGCCCCTGCTCCGAACTCCTTTTCGATAAGGGCGCTCATATCGACCCGACCGCGGACCCGGAAAACGACCCGAAAGAGCGCTTTCTCGAGTTCTGGAACCTCGTGTTTCCCCAGTTTGACCACCAGCTCGACGGCAGCCGTCCGCCGCTGAAAAATCGCGGCATCGACACCGGCATGGGCCTGGAGCGCCTCGCGGCGCTCCTCCAGGGCAAGGAAACCGTCTTCGACACGGATGGCATCTTCCCGATCATCCAGGCGACGGAGGCCATCACCAGTGTGGCCTATAAAGACAATCCCGTGCCCTACCGCGTGATCGCGGACCATATCCGGGCGCTGTCCTTCATGATTGCCGACGGTATCCTGCCGAGCAACGAAGGCCGGGGCTATGTGGAGCGCCGTCTGCTCCGCCGGGCCGCCCGCTTTGGCCGGGAACTGGGCCTGGAGCAGCCTTTCCTCTATAAGGTCGCGCCGACCCTGGTGGATCTCATGAGCCACCACTACCCCGAGCTGGCGGAGAAGCGCGTACAGATCGAGAAGATCATTCAGACCGAGGAAGAGCGCTTCGGCAGCACCCTCGCGCGGGGCATGGCTCTGCTCGACGAGATCTTCGCGGACATGGAGAAGAGCGGCCTGAAGGAAACGCCGGGCGAAGAGCTTTTCAAGCTCCACGACACCTACGGCTTCCCGCTGGACCTGGCCACGGACATCGCGGAGGACCGGGGCTACACGGTCGATCGCGAGGGCTTCAAGACCGCCATGGCGCGCCAGAAGGAAATGGCCCGCAGCGCCTGGGCCGGCAGTGGCCAGGACGCCATCGCGCCGGTCTACAATCAGCTTCGCGAACAGCTCGGCGACACCGAGTTCAAGGGCTATGAAACCACCACCTGCGACGCGGTGGTCACCGCGATCATCGTGGACAAGCAGTCGGTCAACGAACTGGCCACGGGCCAGAGCGGCGATATCGTACTGAGCCAGACCCCCTTCTACGCGGAGTCCGGCGGCCAGGTGGGCGACACCGGCGTGCTCGACAGCGTGAACGGCAATGCCGCCGTGACGGACGTGAAGAAGATCGCGGGCAAGATGTATTGCCACAAGGCCACGGTCAACAGCGGTGTGTTGAAAGTGGGCGACAAGGTCGAAGCCATCGTGGACGCCTCGGCGCGCAAGCAGACCGAGAGCCACCACAGCGCGACCCACCTGCTCCAGGCCGCCCTGCAGAACGTCATCGGCGACCATGTGCATCAGGCCGGTTCGCTGGTTACCCCCGAGCGCCTGCGCTTCGACTTTACGCACTTCGAAGGCATCGAGCCCGAGCGCTTGGATGACATTGAACGACTGGTGAACGACTACATTCGCCGCGACGAGCCCGTGTCCATCGAAAGCAAATCCCTGGAAGAAGCCCGCGCGGCCGGTGCCATGGCCCTCTTCGGCGAAAAATATGAAGATGTGGTCCGCGTGGTGAGCATGGGCGATTTCTCCATGGAACTCTGTGGCGGCACCCACGTGCCCCGCACGGGCGCCATCGGCTATTGCAAGATTCTATCCGAGGCCTCCATCGCTTCCGGCGTGCGGCGCATTGAAGCGGTGTGCGGCGAGCCCTGCGTGACCACGCTCCAGGCCCGCGAACGCCAGCTCAACCACACGGCCCAGTTGCTCCACACGAGCCTGGACAGCGTGGAAGATCGCGTGCGCATCCTGCTGGAAGAAAACCGCAAGCTGAATAAGGAAGTCGAAAAGTGGAAGGCGGCGGCGGCGGCGGGGAACATCGCCGAGCTGCTCGATGGCGCTCAGGACGTGGCCGGGGTAAAGCTCATCACCGGCAGCGTGGATGGTCAGGACGGCAAGGGCTTGAAGACCCTCCTGGAGAAGCTGCGCGACAAAGTCGCCTCCGGCGTGATCGTCCTCGGCAGTGTGGCCGACGACAAGGTTTCCCTCGGCGTTTGCGTCACCAACGACCTCACCGGCCGCATCAAGGCGGGCGATATTGTGAAGCTGGTCGCTCCCATCGTGGGCGGCGGCGGCGGCGGCAAGCCCGACATGGCGCAGGCCGGGGGCAAGATGCCCGAGAAGCTGCCCGAAGCGCTGGCGAAGACGCCGGAGATCGTGAAGGGGCTGTTGGGCTGA
- a CDS encoding glycerophosphodiester phosphodiesterase: protein MSFVLGLVLAIGALSVPAQICAHRGDVSAAPENTLPAFRSAVEKGAQQIEFDVDLTKDGELVIMHDATVDRTTNGKGKVTELTFDEIRALDAGAKFSATFKDTRVPTLRDALEVIPPKILCNVHLKGNTELARKAALLIQEMGRLEQCFLACELESVAAAREVVPTIKTCNMSRQAGNRAAYIDATIANKCEYIQLHERDGHENIEADVKKLHDHGVTVNWFGADDAALIEKLNRAGVDYVLTDKLDLALATIQKIRADR from the coding sequence ATGTCGTTTGTCCTTGGGCTGGTTCTCGCAATCGGCGCTCTTTCGGTACCCGCCCAGATCTGCGCCCACCGGGGCGATGTTTCCGCGGCACCGGAGAATACCCTGCCGGCCTTCAGATCCGCCGTAGAAAAGGGCGCGCAACAAATCGAATTTGATGTCGACCTCACGAAGGACGGCGAGTTGGTCATCATGCACGACGCCACGGTGGATCGCACCACAAACGGCAAGGGCAAGGTTACCGAGTTGACCTTCGACGAAATTCGCGCGCTGGACGCGGGCGCGAAGTTTTCAGCGACCTTCAAGGATACGCGCGTGCCCACGCTCCGCGATGCGCTGGAGGTCATTCCGCCCAAAATCTTATGCAACGTTCACCTCAAGGGGAACACCGAACTGGCCCGGAAGGCCGCCCTGCTGATACAGGAAATGGGCCGATTGGAGCAGTGCTTCCTCGCCTGCGAACTTGAAAGCGTAGCGGCCGCACGCGAGGTCGTTCCCACGATCAAGACCTGCAACATGAGCCGCCAGGCCGGTAACCGCGCCGCCTACATTGACGCCACCATCGCAAACAAATGCGAGTACATTCAGCTCCACGAGCGCGACGGCCACGAGAATATCGAAGCGGACGTGAAAAAACTGCACGACCATGGCGTCACTGTCAACTGGTTCGGCGCCGATGACGCCGCCTTGATCGAAAAACTCAACCGCGCGGGTGTAGACTATGTTCTGACCGACAAGCTCGATCTCGCGCTAGCGACCATTCAGAAAATAAGGGCCGACAGGTAG
- a CDS encoding helix-turn-helix transcriptional regulator, with translation MPARAMPDMDDFVPQYTSTLDAVGVSAHRPVRVGSWIAGEGPFRSLLPSHPDYPGAHYGNPVYVPELQDRRPHTHAHFEISIIRAGRALHRTVFGTEELLPGTVIVLAPGMTHAIYGLEGLHQTNLYYLTEWLADDLMAHWREAGLVPLFLAAALFRRPKDGPVVQFKLSDSEMAALDRELADIGRETMLPQPSLTFLRSSLLKALILLSRSYTRQSPVEVGLGFREEIVDALEHIEEAILRSDSFNVSQLAEDLGYCSDHLSTIFREATGFSPSTYYQRRRIQHACNHLLDLSRSLTEIAHDLGFCDSAHFTNMFKKHQGITPIAYRHRYTGTGDGPRRGKP, from the coding sequence ATGCCGGCTCGCGCCATGCCCGATATGGACGACTTCGTCCCCCAGTACACCTCCACGCTCGACGCGGTGGGCGTTTCGGCCCATCGTCCTGTTCGGGTGGGCTCGTGGATTGCCGGAGAGGGGCCCTTTCGCAGCCTGCTGCCAAGTCATCCGGACTACCCCGGTGCGCACTATGGGAATCCGGTTTATGTGCCCGAGTTGCAGGATCGCCGGCCCCACACCCATGCCCACTTCGAGATTTCCATCATCCGCGCCGGGCGTGCATTACACCGGACCGTTTTCGGAACGGAAGAATTGCTTCCCGGCACCGTGATCGTGCTGGCGCCGGGGATGACCCACGCCATCTACGGGCTGGAGGGGCTGCACCAGACCAATTTGTATTACCTGACGGAGTGGCTGGCCGACGATCTGATGGCCCACTGGCGCGAGGCGGGGCTGGTGCCTTTGTTCCTCGCGGCGGCCCTGTTTCGCCGTCCGAAAGATGGCCCCGTGGTGCAGTTCAAACTCAGCGATAGCGAGATGGCCGCGCTGGACCGGGAACTGGCGGATATCGGCCGGGAGACGATGCTCCCACAGCCCTCGCTCACCTTTCTGCGGTCAAGCCTGCTGAAAGCGTTGATATTGCTCAGCCGGTCCTACACGCGCCAGAGCCCGGTCGAAGTGGGGCTCGGATTTCGCGAAGAAATCGTGGATGCACTGGAGCACATCGAAGAGGCCATCCTGCGAAGTGATTCCTTCAATGTGAGTCAGCTCGCGGAAGATCTAGGCTATTGTTCCGATCACCTCAGCACCATTTTCCGCGAGGCGACCGGGTTCAGCCCGAGCACCTACTATCAAAGGCGTCGGATCCAGCATGCCTGCAATCACCTGCTGGATTTGAGTCGGTCCCTCACGGAGATCGCCCACGATTTGGGCTTTTGCGATTCGGCCCACTTCACCAACATGTTCAAGAAGCACCAGGGCATCACGCCAATTGCCTACCGACACCGGTATACGGGCACGGGAGACGGACCGCGCCGGGGGAAGCCGTAG
- the mltG gene encoding endolytic transglycosylase MltG yields MSSEELIESARRSERKRFRFWRWMLSLAMYGMAGAVLIVASAAGVGYMLYDHVTSPGVKGPAVELAVPKGSTGRDVGKLLADAGLVEYEGFFRLALQLDKSGKHIQHGNYTLNQGLSASELLRQLQEGPSKPLDADRVKITIPEGLAIAQIAELRPDGEAYVRAASDPALISRLGIEGESLEGFLMPDTYFFDREPDAAALIERQVEHFESVYAALTKGLPGSEALDRTAVMTIASLVEEEARVEEERALIAAVLYNRLKLGMPLQMDSTLQYALGKYGQRMLNEDKEVDSPYNTYQNTGLPPGPISSPGAASIRAALAPAQVDYLYFVSNADGKTHTFSATLKDHEAAVARYRREIAVQRRALSQ; encoded by the coding sequence ATGTCGAGTGAAGAACTGATAGAGTCCGCGCGCAGAAGCGAGCGGAAGAGATTCCGCTTCTGGCGCTGGATGCTTTCCCTTGCGATGTATGGCATGGCCGGCGCGGTGTTGATTGTGGCTTCGGCGGCGGGGGTGGGCTATATGCTGTACGACCATGTGACCTCACCGGGGGTCAAGGGGCCGGCCGTGGAGCTGGCCGTGCCCAAGGGCTCCACGGGGCGCGACGTGGGCAAGTTGCTGGCCGATGCGGGGCTGGTGGAGTACGAGGGCTTTTTTCGGCTTGCACTCCAACTGGACAAGTCCGGGAAGCACATTCAGCACGGCAACTACACGTTGAATCAGGGATTGTCGGCCTCGGAACTGCTCCGGCAGCTTCAGGAGGGGCCGTCGAAGCCCCTGGATGCGGATCGGGTGAAGATCACGATACCGGAGGGGCTGGCGATCGCCCAGATAGCCGAATTGCGGCCCGACGGCGAGGCGTATGTCCGGGCGGCATCCGACCCCGCCCTGATCAGTCGGCTGGGCATTGAAGGGGAGTCGCTGGAAGGATTCCTGATGCCGGACACGTATTTTTTCGATCGGGAGCCGGATGCGGCGGCGCTGATCGAGCGCCAGGTCGAGCATTTTGAATCGGTCTATGCGGCGTTGACAAAGGGGCTGCCCGGAAGTGAGGCCCTCGATCGTACGGCGGTGATGACGATTGCCTCGCTCGTGGAGGAAGAGGCGCGGGTGGAGGAGGAGCGGGCGCTGATCGCGGCCGTGCTGTACAATCGGCTGAAATTGGGCATGCCGCTTCAGATGGATTCGACGTTGCAGTATGCGCTGGGGAAGTATGGCCAGCGGATGCTGAACGAGGATAAGGAAGTGGATTCGCCCTACAACACCTATCAGAACACCGGGCTTCCTCCCGGGCCGATTTCGAGTCCCGGCGCCGCGAGCATCCGGGCGGCGCTTGCGCCCGCGCAGGTGGACTACCTTTATTTCGTCTCCAATGCCGACGGCAAGACCCACACGTTCAGCGCAACGCTGAAGGATCACGAAGCGGCGGTGGCCCGTTACAGGCGGGAAATCGCGGTACAGCGGCGAGCGCTCAGCCAGTAG
- a CDS encoding polysaccharide deacetylase family protein codes for MSALKVVLGFDMETDIGSWTTGYEGLVHGTPHILDILARNNAAATFFFTGDSVKAHPEVAESVKAAGHEIAAHTLFHETIGDSLFEIPGMLPVLPEEVPNRLRLCTELIESITGERPVSFRCPRLFGSTAVVNALEDLGYVADATYPMYYFREQLAPYHPSREDWTKPGDLRIVELPNFADLSMTSTDPYGRDMDQWPLFRTQSAAAMLEHLDRFIAYAESKNIEPFLCFYFHPWEFHPMPQGEIRSSEGSVRPDPFITLNCGDYAVEQLNLLVQGLQARGAEFLEAREAAARC; via the coding sequence ATGAGCGCATTGAAAGTTGTCCTCGGCTTTGACATGGAAACCGATATCGGCAGTTGGACCACCGGCTACGAGGGCCTTGTGCACGGCACGCCACACATCCTCGATATTCTTGCGCGCAACAACGCCGCAGCCACCTTCTTTTTCACGGGCGACAGCGTCAAGGCCCACCCGGAGGTGGCCGAAAGCGTGAAGGCCGCCGGCCATGAAATCGCGGCCCACACCCTTTTCCACGAGACCATCGGCGATTCACTCTTTGAAATCCCCGGCATGCTGCCCGTGCTCCCGGAGGAAGTGCCCAATCGCCTTCGCCTTTGCACCGAGCTCATCGAATCCATCACGGGTGAACGGCCCGTGTCGTTCCGCTGCCCCCGCCTCTTCGGCTCCACCGCCGTGGTAAATGCCCTGGAAGACCTGGGCTATGTGGCCGATGCGACCTACCCCATGTACTACTTCCGGGAACAGTTGGCGCCCTACCATCCCAGCCGGGAAGACTGGACCAAGCCCGGCGACCTGCGCATCGTGGAGCTGCCCAATTTCGCCGATCTTTCCATGACCTCGACGGACCCCTATGGCCGCGACATGGACCAGTGGCCCCTTTTCAGAACCCAGAGCGCGGCGGCCATGCTGGAGCACCTCGACCGCTTCATCGCCTATGCGGAATCGAAAAACATCGAACCCTTCCTCTGCTTCTATTTTCACCCGTGGGAGTTCCACCCCATGCCCCAGGGCGAAATTCGCTCCAGCGAAGGCAGCGTGCGCCCCGACCCCTTCATCACCCTGAACTGCGGCGACTACGCCGTGGAACAGTTGAACCTACTCGTCCAGGGCCTCCAGGCGCGCGGTGCGGAGTTCCTCGAAGCGCGCGAGGCTGCCGCGCGTTGTTAG
- the ruvX gene encoding Holliday junction resolvase RuvX, whose translation MRETMELPGRIMALDVGDARTGVAITDPSQTIVSPHAVVAQPSRDKAIAEILEMVAALEPILIVSGLPLLENGDEGPQARRVRNFMALLAARTEVPVVFEDERYSTLAADDVFHARGGKGRKRKDVIDKIAAAQILSSYLERREVGARP comes from the coding sequence GTGAGAGAGACGATGGAATTGCCGGGCCGGATCATGGCGCTGGATGTGGGCGATGCCCGCACGGGCGTGGCCATTACCGATCCGAGCCAGACGATCGTATCGCCCCATGCGGTGGTTGCGCAGCCCTCGCGCGACAAGGCCATCGCGGAGATTCTGGAGATGGTCGCCGCGCTGGAGCCGATTCTGATCGTCTCCGGGCTGCCCTTGCTGGAAAATGGTGATGAGGGACCGCAGGCGCGCCGGGTCCGCAATTTCATGGCCCTGCTGGCCGCGCGGACCGAGGTTCCCGTGGTGTTTGAAGACGAGCGCTATTCCACGCTGGCGGCCGACGATGTGTTTCACGCGCGTGGCGGCAAGGGGCGAAAGCGCAAGGATGTGATCGATAAGATCGCGGCGGCGCAGATATTGAGCAGCTACCTGGAGCGCCGGGAGGTCGGCGCGCGGCCGTGA
- a CDS encoding transposase, translating to MVVRKVIRKTRKAFNTEGEAHGVTFSCFKRRQFLSRDRTREYFVEALELMRKQHNVHIWAFVIMPEHVHLVLWPVYAEYQMESILSTIKLSVSRKAMAWLRSNNPEGLKHLSTGQKHAPYRFWLAGGGYDRNVIQFKTLRYMVDYTHNNPVRRGLAVEPADWKWSSAREWEREGTGLIRLNLESYPDL from the coding sequence ATGGTCGTCCGCAAGGTAATCCGCAAGACCCGAAAAGCATTTAACACCGAGGGAGAGGCCCATGGCGTGACCTTCAGTTGTTTCAAGCGACGGCAGTTTCTGAGCCGGGATCGCACCCGTGAGTATTTTGTTGAGGCTCTTGAGCTGATGCGAAAGCAGCACAATGTCCACATTTGGGCTTTCGTGATCATGCCGGAGCATGTGCATCTTGTGCTTTGGCCAGTATATGCGGAGTATCAAATGGAATCTATCTTGTCGACGATCAAGCTCTCGGTGTCACGCAAGGCTATGGCCTGGCTCCGGAGTAACAATCCAGAGGGGCTCAAGCATTTGAGCACAGGCCAAAAGCATGCCCCGTACCGGTTCTGGTTGGCGGGCGGTGGTTATGATAGGAATGTGATTCAGTTCAAAACGCTTCGATATATGGTGGACTACACCCATAACAATCCCGTTCGCCGAGGACTGGCCGTCGAGCCCGCGGACTGGAAGTGGTCCAGTGCCCGGGAATGGGAACGGGAGGGGACTGGGCTGATTCGATTGAACCTAGAATCATACCCTGATCTATAA